One genomic segment of Mastomys coucha isolate ucsf_1 unplaced genomic scaffold, UCSF_Mcou_1 pScaffold22, whole genome shotgun sequence includes these proteins:
- the Cdc7 gene encoding cell division cycle 7-related protein kinase isoform X4: protein MEEPMAFSPLRGSDRCPADDSLKKYEQSVKLSGVKRDIKELCEAVPQLVSVFKIKDKIGEGTFSSVYLATAQLQEGHEEKIALKHLIPTSHPVRIAAELQCLTVAGGQDNVMGVKYCFRKDDHVVIAMPYLEHESFLDILNSLSFQEVREYMFNLFIALKRIHQFGIVHRDVKPSNFLYNRRLKKYALVDFGLAQGTRDTKIELLKFVQSEAQQEDCSRNKYHGVIGHKGPLNRLAPKNVDRQCTTKTSVKRSYENTQIHIKQGKDGKEGSVGLSVQRSVFGERNFNIHSSISHESPAEKLIKQSKTVDIISRKLATKTTAISTKAVNSVMRETARSCPAVLTCDCYGTDRVCSVCLSRRQQVAPRAGTPGFRAPEVLTKCPDQTTAIDMWSAGVIFLSLLSGRYPFYKASDDLTALAQIMTIRGSRETVQAARASGKSILCSKDVPAQDLRALCERLRGLDSTAPKSAIGPPGSVSHDPAASESTDQKASHGQASQAQYSEDSLYKRDSDGWRSHLRDCTASSEGWDSVPDEAYDLLDKLLDLNPASRITAEAALLHPLFKDMDS, encoded by the exons GTGTTAAAAGAGATATCAAGGAGCTTTGTGAAGCTGTACCGCAGCTTGTCAGTGTGttcaaaattaaagacaaaatcgGAGAAG GCACCTTCAGCTCTGTTTATTTGGCCACAGCACAGTTGCAAGAGGGACATGAAGAGAAAATTGCACTGAAACACTTAATTCCCACAAGTCATCCTGTGAGGATTGCAGCAGAGCTCCAGTGTCTGACAGTTGCAGG GGGGCAAGACAATGTCATGGGAGTTAAGTACTGCTTCAGAAAAGACGACCATGTGGTTATCGCGATGCCGTATCTGGAGCATGAGTCTTTTTTG GACATTTTGAATTCTCTTTCCTTCCAAGAAGTTCGGGAATATATGTTTAATCTTTTCATAGCTTTGAAACGGATTCATCAGTTTGGTATTGTTCACCGTGATGTGAAGCCCAGCAATTTTTTATATAATAGACGCCTGAAAAA GTATGCCTTGGTGGACTTCGGTTTAGCCCAAGGAACCCGTGACACAAAAATAGAGCTGCTCAAGTTTGTCCAGTCCGAAGCTCAGCAGGAAGATTGTTCACGAAACAAATACCACGGAGTCATTGGACACAAGGGGCCCCTGAACCGCCTGGCACCTAAAAATGTGGATCGGCAATGTACTACAAAAACTTCTGTCAAAAGATCCTACGAAAACACACAAATTCACATTAAGCAAGGAAAAGACGGAAAG GAGGGATCTGTAGGCCTTTCTGTCCAGCGCTCTGtttttggagaaagaaatttCAATATACACAGCTCCATTTCACATGAGAGCCCTGCAGAGAAA CTCATCAAGCAATCAAAGACTGTGGACATAATATCAAGAAAGCTAGCAACAAAAACGACGGCCATTTCTACGAAAGCTGTGAATAGCGTGATGAGGGAAACTGCCAGGTCCTGCCCGGCTGTCCTCACCTGCGACTGCTATGGGACAGATAGAGTCTGCAGCGTTTGCCTGTCGAG GCGGCAACAGGTTGCCCCTAGGGCAGGTACACCAGGATTCAGAGCACCAGAGGTCCTGACAAAGTGTCCTGACCAGACAACAG CGATTGACATGTGGTCTGCAGGTGTCATATTCCTGTCCTTGCTCAGTGGGCGGTACCCGTTTTATAAGGCCAGCGATGACCTAACTGCTTTGGCTCAGATCATGACAATCCGAGGATCCAGGGAGACTGTCCAGGCCGCTAGAGCTTCTG gcaaATCAATTTTGTGTAGCAAAGACGTCCCAGCACAAGACTTGAGAGCACTCTGTGAGAGACTACGGGGTCTAGACTCTACCGCTCCCAAGTCAGCCATTGGTCCTCCAGGGAGTGTTTCCCATGACCCTGCTGCCTCAGAGAGTACTGACCAGAAAGCGTCCCATGGACAGGCTTCCCAAGCTCAGTACTCAGAGGATTCCTTGTATAAAAGGGACAGCGATGGCTGGAGGAGTCATCTCAGAGACTGTACTGCTAGCTCAGAAGGCTGGGACTCGGTACCTGACGAAGCCTATGACCTGCTTGATAAGCTTCTGGATCTAAACCCAGCTTCAAGGATAACAGCAGAAGCAGCCTTATTACATCCATTGTTTAAAGATATGGACTCCTGA